In Halorientalis sp. LT38, a genomic segment contains:
- a CDS encoding DUF7344 domain-containing protein: MSYMMHDELRRCEDIERLTDSEYHRLLSADRRRTTLEVLLERTAPIELDALAAAVAARERDGGSASEERLRRVSSTLHHVHLPKMATFGVVNYDSDANRVTSCPSNPF, from the coding sequence ATGAGTTACATGATGCACGACGAACTGCGGAGGTGCGAGGACATCGAGCGATTGACCGACAGCGAGTACCACAGACTCCTCTCTGCCGATCGGCGCCGCACGACGCTCGAGGTTCTCCTCGAACGGACTGCACCGATCGAACTCGATGCCCTGGCGGCGGCCGTCGCTGCCCGAGAGCGGGACGGCGGGTCGGCTTCCGAGGAGCGGTTACGGCGGGTTTCGTCGACACTCCACCACGTCCACCTCCCGAAGATGGCTACCTTCGGTGTGGTGAACTACGACTCGGACGCGAACCGCGTCACGTCCTGTCCCTCGAATCCCTTCTGA
- a CDS encoding ATP-binding protein yields the protein MATGSTIVVWAYHGLPVVATILHVVLGYWIYRTHWDTRGAKWFVGMLALGGTYAAITSLQMFAPWYEVKVLLYAVGGFFGLTSYVAYAGFAGRYTETDYHRQPVVKAILIAIPVGYLVQAPLQNLQNVWGSSVWIETEPFRYLAYEPGLGLLVIVLLSYAVGFYNLYKLSVYLLSTSKRATKQLGLLMAGALSIMAIAVVSNLGLFPATNFYHGVYATIPFILFTSLALFRFDLLNVQPVARSAVVENLRDPVVVLDDRRRVIDFNDASTRLWPDIADHVGDSFDSACPALSDAVSLTSDGEQAAQITLPVDGRDRHYSVTVSRVSRRGEDDTLLSVLLRDVTELEQSRWQLEKQNERLDQVASTISHDLRNPITVAESRLELMEVHVDRGTVDDETESRLRADVDEVTTATGRMQDIVDDVLTIAREGKTVEETEPISLAGAARDAWDTVDTEAATLTVDGDRQLQADRSKFLSMLENLFRNAVEHGSTSPDSQDRQDAVDHGPADVTVEIGPTDAGFYVADDGPGIPTEHEDEIFEYGYTTTEEGTGLGLSIVKTMAESHSWTVELDRDYDDGTRFVFGEVDVEPVTGRIDVETGLP from the coding sequence ATGGCAACGGGTTCGACCATCGTCGTCTGGGCGTATCACGGCCTTCCGGTGGTCGCAACGATCCTTCACGTCGTTCTGGGCTACTGGATCTATCGCACGCACTGGGACACGCGCGGCGCGAAGTGGTTCGTGGGGATGCTCGCACTCGGCGGGACGTATGCAGCGATCACCTCCCTCCAGATGTTCGCGCCCTGGTACGAGGTGAAGGTACTTCTCTATGCGGTGGGCGGATTCTTCGGGCTGACGTCCTACGTGGCCTACGCCGGCTTCGCGGGGCGGTACACGGAAACGGATTATCATCGCCAGCCGGTCGTCAAAGCGATCCTGATCGCGATCCCGGTGGGGTATCTGGTGCAGGCTCCGCTGCAAAACCTGCAAAACGTCTGGGGATCGAGCGTCTGGATCGAGACCGAACCGTTTCGATACCTGGCGTACGAGCCCGGACTGGGCCTCCTGGTGATCGTGTTGCTGTCGTACGCCGTCGGCTTCTACAACCTGTACAAACTGAGCGTGTATCTGCTGTCGACCTCGAAGCGCGCCACGAAACAACTCGGTCTGCTAATGGCAGGCGCGCTCAGTATTATGGCCATCGCCGTGGTCAGTAACCTGGGGTTGTTCCCCGCGACGAACTTCTATCACGGCGTCTACGCGACGATTCCCTTCATCCTGTTCACCTCGCTGGCGCTGTTCCGGTTCGATCTGTTGAACGTCCAGCCGGTCGCGCGCAGCGCCGTCGTCGAGAACCTCCGTGATCCCGTCGTCGTCCTCGACGACAGGCGGCGCGTCATCGACTTCAACGATGCGAGCACTCGTCTCTGGCCCGATATCGCCGATCACGTCGGTGACTCCTTCGACAGCGCCTGTCCCGCGCTATCCGACGCCGTTTCCCTCACCAGCGACGGGGAGCAAGCGGCCCAGATCACGCTGCCAGTCGACGGCCGCGATCGCCACTACTCCGTTACCGTCTCACGGGTCAGCCGGCGCGGCGAGGACGACACGTTGCTATCCGTTCTGCTCCGGGACGTGACCGAGCTCGAACAGTCCCGCTGGCAGCTCGAGAAACAGAACGAACGGCTGGATCAGGTCGCCTCGACCATCTCTCACGACTTGCGCAACCCGATCACGGTGGCCGAAAGCCGACTCGAACTCATGGAGGTACACGTTGACCGCGGCACCGTCGACGACGAGACCGAATCCAGACTGAGAGCGGACGTCGACGAAGTCACCACCGCCACCGGCCGCATGCAGGACATCGTCGACGACGTCCTCACCATCGCCCGCGAGGGCAAAACCGTGGAGGAGACCGAACCGATCTCGCTGGCCGGCGCCGCCCGCGACGCCTGGGACACCGTCGACACCGAGGCGGCGACCCTGACTGTCGACGGCGACCGGCAACTCCAGGCCGATCGATCGAAGTTCCTCTCCATGCTGGAGAACCTCTTTCGCAACGCCGTCGAACACGGCTCCACGAGCCCTGACTCACAGGATCGTCAGGACGCCGTCGATCACGGTCCCGCCGACGTGACCGTCGAGATCGGGCCGACCGACGCCGGCTTCTACGTCGCAGACGACGGCCCGGGGATCCCCACCGAACACGAAGACGAGATCTTCGAGTACGGGTACACCACGACCGAGGAGGGGACGGGACTGGGCCTCTCCATCGTCAAGACCATGGCGGAGTCACACAGCTGGACCGTCGAGCTGGACCGGGACTACGACGACGGGACCCGTTTCGTCTTCGGAGAGGTCGACGTCGAGCCTGTGACCGGGCGAATCGACGTGGAAACCGGCCTCCCCTGA
- a CDS encoding amino acid-binding protein, with protein MFAEIMEKFEGSPSQQAVIRLLLERGFSVNDEGRVVSGGIEIPNTGIAREIDVDRRVVDSTTDAILEDEKLRRIFQNISQIPSLMDLAPVLDLHVLTVDVYDTEQSGIVAEITGMIADRGISMRQTVSEDPEFAVDPKLYIITEQALPGDLLNEIRDLEYVREIGLQ; from the coding sequence ATGTTCGCGGAGATCATGGAGAAGTTCGAGGGCAGCCCTTCCCAGCAGGCGGTCATCCGGCTGCTGCTCGAACGCGGGTTCTCGGTCAACGACGAGGGCCGGGTCGTCTCGGGCGGCATCGAGATCCCCAACACCGGCATCGCCCGGGAGATCGACGTCGACCGCCGGGTGGTCGACTCGACGACCGACGCCATCCTCGAAGACGAGAAGCTCCGGCGCATCTTCCAGAACATCTCCCAGATCCCCAGTCTGATGGACCTCGCGCCGGTGCTCGACCTGCACGTCCTGACCGTCGACGTCTACGACACAGAACAATCGGGGATCGTCGCCGAGATCACGGGCATGATCGCCGACCGCGGGATCTCGATGCGCCAGACCGTCTCCGAGGACCCCGAGTTCGCCGTCGATCCCAAGCTCTACATCATCACCGAGCAGGCGCTCCCCGGTGACCTCCTCAACGAGATCCGTGACCTGGAGTACGTCCGCGAGATCGGGCTCCAGTAG